CCAGCCGGCGGCCTTGCTGGGCAGCAACAAGCTCGCCTCGGTATGCGGCACCAGCTTTGCGGCGCGTTCGTTCATCCGCAAGGTCACGCTGGACTGGGGGCTGATCGTGCCGGCGGCGCTGAGCGCCTTCGTCATGTCGTTCTTTGGCGCGGCCACGGTATCGCTGGTGCCGGCAAGCGTGATGCGGCCGATGGTGCTGGTGCTCATTGTGCTGATGGCCATTTACACCTTCTGCAAGAAGGACTTCGGCACCTTGCACAAACCGAGGGTGATCGGCCGCAAGGAACAGTGCCTGGCGGTGCTGATCGGTGGCGCCATCGGCTTCTATGATGGGCTGTTCGGGCCGGGCACCGGCAGCTTCCTGATCTTCCTGTTCATTCGTTTCTTCGCCCTGGACTTCCTGCATGCCTCGGCCTCGGCAAAGCTGGTCAACATTGCCACCAACCTGGCCGCGCTGGTGTTCTTCATCCCGTCGGGCAATGTGCTGTGGGCCATTGCGCTGCCGATGGCGCTGTTCAACATCCTCGGTGCGCTGACCGGCACCTGGCTGGCGGTGCGCAAGGGTGCGGGTTTCGTGCGCGGGCTGTTCCTGGTATTGCTGTGCGTGTTGATCACCAAGCTCAGTTGGGACCTGCTGGTCGGATGAGTCACCGCACCTGGCGCTGCCCTTCGGCCTGCTCGACCCGGTTGCGGCCTTGGGCCTTGGCCCGGTAGAGCGCTTGGTCGGCGCTGGCCAGCAGTTCGTCGAGGCTGGGCGCCGGGGTGTCGGCGGCGCAGCCGCTCAGGCCGATGCTGACGGTGATCCGCAGCGCCTGCTCTGGCTGGGCGATATGCAGGTCCTGCACTGCCCGGCGCAGGCGCTCGGCGGTAAACCTGGCCAGCTCCGGCGCCAGCCCCGGCACGATGATGACGAACTCCTCGCCACCGAGGCGGGCGAACAGCTCGCCGTCGTGCAACTGGTCCTGCAGGGTCATGGCGAACTGGCGCAGCACCTGATCGCCGACCCCGTGGCCATGGCGGTCGTTGATGGTCTTGAAGTGGTCGATATCGAGCATCATCAGGGTCAAGGGCAACTGCGGCGTGTGCTGACGGCTGTCCAGCAGGGCGTTGGCGCGGCGGGTGAAGGCACTGCGCGACAGTGTGCCGGTGAGGTGGTCGATGGTTGCCTGATGCGCCAGGCGCGCCATCAGGCTGCGGTTGGCGCTGCTGACGCAGGCCAGCACCAGCGGGCCGAGCACCAGCATGGCGATGCCCAGGCGTGCCGACATCAGGGTGGTGACCCCCGATTCGCTCTGCGGGATGCTGAAGTGCATGAGGTTCTGCGCCACGGCGACGATCAGCGTACTGCCCGCGGTCAGGGCCAGCAGCGCCACCAGGAACGGTGAATAGCTCAGCGCGCACCACAGCAGTGCGGCGATCGGGAAGGCGATGGCCCCGGGGCCGCCGAAGACGATGCTGACCGCCAGCGAGGCCAGCAGTACCAGCAGCGGTGCCAGGCGGATCGGCTGGCTGCCGTGGCCGCTCAAGGCGCGGGGCGAGGGGGCGGTGAGCAGCACGGGCAGGACCAGCACGCTGGTGGAGAACTGTTCGCTGAACCAGGCAAGCCATGTGGCGCGCAGCGATTGTTCGAACCAGGGCGTGGCCATCACACAGGCCAGGCTGGCGGCGACCATGGCACCGACCGCGCAGGCGCCGAACAGGCGCAGGGTGCCGTGGGGCGTACGCAGGCGTCGATGCACGCGTGGCAGGCGGGCCATCAGGTACCAGATGCTGACGATGGCGCCGAGGTTGCACAGGTTGAACCACAGGGCCGGTTTCCAGGCGCTGCCGCAGCCGAGGTCGGCGGCCACCATGGCCAGGTAGATGAGGGCGAATCCGGAGGGGGTGGCCTGGCGCGGATTGCGCAACAGCACCCCGGCGAGCACGGCGTTCACCGGCCAGAACAGCGACAGCGACTCGATGGGGCGGGCGAGGATGCCGGCCAGGGTCAATGCCAGGGTCAGGCCGAACAGGATCAGCGGGGGCAGCAGGCGCGACGGAGCTGATGACACCATGGGCTCGACCGACAAGCGAAGACAGAATCCAGGAAAACGGCCGTAGGCACCTGGGACGATAGTCTGTGAGTGTCTTTCAACTGCCCAATTGATGTCAATTCGCCGCAAATCGCTTGGATCGTGGCGACTACAGGCCGAACACCCACGGCACCATCAGCACGGTGACCAGCATCACCAGGAAGGTGAAGGGCACCCCGACCTTGACGAAGTCCCCGAAGCGGTACTGCCCGGGCCCCAGCACCAGGGTGTTGACCGGCGACGACACTGGCGTCATGAACGCCGCCGACGCCGCCAGGGCCACGGTCATGGCGAACGGGTAGGGCGACATGCCCAGCTGCTGCGCGGTGCTGACCGCCACCGGGGCCATCAGCACCGCCGTCGCGGTGTTGGAGATGAACAGGCCGATCAGCGCGGTGAGGGCGAACAGGCAGGCGAGGATCACGCTCGGCCCTGCGCCGCCGAGGGCGCCGACCAGCGCGCCGACGGCCAGGTCGATGCCGCCGGTCTTCTGCAGGGCGAGGGCGAAAGGCAGCATGCCGACGATCAGCACCAGGCTCTGCCAGTGGATGGCGCGGTAGGCGCTGTTCATGTCGATGCAACGGCCGGCGCCCATCAGCAGGCAGCCGATCAAGGCGGCGATGACGTTGGGCACCAGGCCGCTGACCATCAGCCCGACCATCACCGCCAGGCTGATCAACGCGTAGGGCGCGCGGGCGCGGGCCGGGGCGACCTGGTCGATTTCCGCCGGCAGGCTCAGCACCAGGAAGTCGCGGGGCTTGCCCTGCAGCTGGCGCACCGCTTTCCATGGGCCGACCACCAGCAGGGTGTCGCCCAGTCGCAGCTTCTCTTCCACCAATTGCCCTTCGATCGCTTGCTGGTCGCGGCGCAGGCCGACCACGTTGAGGTCGTAGCGCGTGCGGAAGGTCAGTTCGAGGAGGGTCTTGCCGATCAGTTGTGAGCCCGGAGGCAACGAGATCTCGGCCATGCCCACTTCCTGGGACTGGTCGATGAAATAGGCCGCCTTGAAGTGCAGGGGTTCGAGCAGCATCGACTGGCACAGGCTGCGCAGGTCGTCGCGGTTGGCGAATAGGTCCAGCAGCAGCACGTCGTCCTGTTGCAGCAGGGTACCGGAGTCGGCAGTGATCACCCGGGTGGTGAATTTGTGCTGGCGCTCGATGCCGATCACGTTGGCGCCGTGGCGGGTGCGCAACTCCAGCTCGCCCAGTGTGTGGCCGATCAGCGGCGAATGGGGGCGAATGCGCAGGCGCCGCTCGCGGCCGCTGAGCTTGTAGTCCAGTACCAGGTCGAGCAGGGTGCGGCGGCTTTCGACGCGGCCGTCCTTGCGTACCTCGCCGTTGAGCCAGTGGCGGGTCAGCAGCATGTAGCCGATACCCAGCACCAGCACCACCAGGCCGAAGGGCGTGAAGCTGAAAAAGCCGAAGCCGCTTTCGCCGTGGCGCACCAGCTCGCTGTGCACCACCACGTTCGGCGGGGTCGCGACCAAGCTGAGCATGCCGCTGATCAGGCCGGCGAAGCTCAGCGGCATCATCAGCCGGCTGGGCGAAAGTTGCAGGCGTGCGGCGATGCTCAGCACCACCGGGATGAAGATCGCCACCACGCCAGTGGAACTCATCACCGAGCCCAGGCCAGCCACCGCGACCATCAGCAGCACCAGCAGGCGCGC
This window of the Pseudomonas mosselii genome carries:
- a CDS encoding GGDEF domain-containing protein; this translates as MSVEPMVSSAPSRLLPPLILFGLTLALTLAGILARPIESLSLFWPVNAVLAGVLLRNPRQATPSGFALIYLAMVAADLGCGSAWKPALWFNLCNLGAIVSIWYLMARLPRVHRRLRTPHGTLRLFGACAVGAMVAASLACVMATPWFEQSLRATWLAWFSEQFSTSVLVLPVLLTAPSPRALSGHGSQPIRLAPLLVLLASLAVSIVFGGPGAIAFPIAALLWCALSYSPFLVALLALTAGSTLIVAVAQNLMHFSIPQSESGVTTLMSARLGIAMLVLGPLVLACVSSANRSLMARLAHQATIDHLTGTLSRSAFTRRANALLDSRQHTPQLPLTLMMLDIDHFKTINDRHGHGVGDQVLRQFAMTLQDQLHDGELFARLGGEEFVIIVPGLAPELARFTAERLRRAVQDLHIAQPEQALRITVSIGLSGCAADTPAPSLDELLASADQALYRAKAQGRNRVEQAEGQRQVR
- a CDS encoding sulfite exporter TauE/SafE family protein → MMDIALLSLFAFAAGLIDAAVGGGGLIQIPALFNVLPNAQPAALLGSNKLASVCGTSFAARSFIRKVTLDWGLIVPAALSAFVMSFFGAATVSLVPASVMRPMVLVLIVLMAIYTFCKKDFGTLHKPRVIGRKEQCLAVLIGGAIGFYDGLFGPGTGSFLIFLFIRFFALDFLHASASAKLVNIATNLAALVFFIPSGNVLWAIALPMALFNILGALTGTWLAVRKGAGFVRGLFLVLLCVLITKLSWDLLVG
- a CDS encoding SLC13 family permease gives rise to the protein MNHELLWVLGLLAVVVVLFIINRPRMDVVALLVILALPLSGILTVEQSLAGFSDPNVVLIAALFVIGEGLVRTGIAYRIGEWMSERAGNSEARLLVLLMVAVAGLGSVMSSTGVVAIFIPVVLSIAARLQLSPSRLMMPLSFAGLISGMLSLVATPPNVVVHSELVRHGESGFGFFSFTPFGLVVLVLGIGYMLLTRHWLNGEVRKDGRVESRRTLLDLVLDYKLSGRERRLRIRPHSPLIGHTLGELELRTRHGANVIGIERQHKFTTRVITADSGTLLQQDDVLLLDLFANRDDLRSLCQSMLLEPLHFKAAYFIDQSQEVGMAEISLPPGSQLIGKTLLELTFRTRYDLNVVGLRRDQQAIEGQLVEEKLRLGDTLLVVGPWKAVRQLQGKPRDFLVLSLPAEIDQVAPARARAPYALISLAVMVGLMVSGLVPNVIAALIGCLLMGAGRCIDMNSAYRAIHWQSLVLIVGMLPFALALQKTGGIDLAVGALVGALGGAGPSVILACLFALTALIGLFISNTATAVLMAPVAVSTAQQLGMSPYPFAMTVALAASAAFMTPVSSPVNTLVLGPGQYRFGDFVKVGVPFTFLVMLVTVLMVPWVFGL